One window of Candidatus Rokuibacteriota bacterium genomic DNA carries:
- the infA gene encoding translation initiation factor IF-1, with protein sequence MPKEDAIEVEGTVVEPLPNAMFRVELDNGHKVLAHVSGKMRMNFIRILPGDRVKVELSPYDLTRGRITYRFK encoded by the coding sequence ATGCCGAAGGAAGATGCGATCGAAGTCGAGGGGACCGTGGTCGAGCCTCTGCCCAACGCCATGTTCCGGGTGGAACTGGACAACGGCCACAAGGTCCTGGCCCACGTGTCGGGCAAAATGCGGATGAACTTCATCCGGATCCTGCCGGGTGATCGGGTGAAGGTAGAGCTGAGCCCGTACGACCTGACGCGCGGCCGGATCACGTATAGGTTTAAATAG